A stretch of Alkalicella caledoniensis DNA encodes these proteins:
- a CDS encoding GNAT family N-acetyltransferase translates to MFSKAFFEFPTLETGRLILREIKVEDIEQVYEIFKSEEVAEFSSHYPVKSKGHILKAINRWRFEYADKIQVRWGIARKEDNLIIGTCCLGDFDEESKRCEIGYHLSHHQWNKGYMTEALKEIVRFGFEDNDVNRIEAFVTPQNQSSVTVLKKIGFVEEGLLRERDFFKGQFQDGIVLGMLKKDYILLLNEMHKQS, encoded by the coding sequence ATGTTTAGCAAAGCTTTTTTTGAATTTCCTACTTTGGAAACAGGTAGGTTAATACTTAGAGAAATAAAGGTGGAGGATATTGAACAGGTATATGAGATATTTAAAAGTGAAGAGGTGGCAGAGTTTAGCAGTCACTATCCAGTCAAATCAAAGGGACATATATTAAAAGCTATAAATAGATGGAGATTTGAGTATGCAGATAAAATTCAAGTTAGGTGGGGTATAGCCCGTAAAGAAGATAACCTAATCATAGGAACATGTTGTCTAGGAGATTTTGATGAAGAATCTAAAAGATGTGAGATAGGGTATCACCTCTCCCACCATCAATGGAACAAGGGATATATGACTGAGGCACTAAAGGAAATTGTCAGGTTTGGTTTTGAAGATAATGATGTCAATCGTATAGAGGCATTTGTAACACCTCAAAATCAAAGTTCAGTAACTGTTCTTAAGAAAATAGGGTTTGTGGAAGAGGGATTACTCCGGGAGAGAGATTTTTTCAAGGGACAATTTCAAGATGGAATTGTCCTTGGTATGCTCAAAAAAGACTATATCTTGCTCTTAAATGAAATGCACAAACAATCTTAG